Proteins encoded within one genomic window of Sporichthyaceae bacterium:
- a CDS encoding tyrosine-type recombinase/integrase has product MESIDRQEKTMDMGDGGRRRWRIAVQGPLASFADGLREDLAAQGFSPDTIVDHVHRLADLSSWLLDHGLATAELTSEVVRKFQRERRSAGVSVRVGGRALAPLLEYLRRLRVVPPPAVMVAVTPADVLVGEYRRYLEDERGLSAGTVKHYLRCARTFLAGLSEPLEDALSRLSAGQVIDFVQQWSTRRRSTALDMMTLPALRSLLRFLHVAGHVPVGLAGAVPAGRGRPRNLARPRSAGGESVRAVLAACDRDSAVGRRDFAILLMLARLAVRGGEVARLELADVDWRSGELTVRGKGGRVDVLPLPADVGAAVADYLVHARPVTAAPNVFITVKAPFTGLATASVTVLVGAACARAGVSRFGPHGMRHAAACDLLAAGASMEEIGQLLRHAQQRTTAIYARLDQARLAELARPSPQGAPR; this is encoded by the coding sequence GTGGAGTCCATCGACAGACAGGAGAAGACCATGGACATGGGTGATGGTGGACGGCGTCGCTGGCGGATCGCGGTGCAGGGGCCGCTCGCGTCGTTCGCTGACGGGCTTCGTGAGGACTTGGCGGCGCAAGGATTCTCGCCGGACACGATCGTCGATCACGTTCACCGGTTGGCGGATCTGAGCAGTTGGCTGCTCGACCATGGCCTGGCCACGGCCGAGCTGACCAGCGAGGTCGTGCGGAAGTTCCAACGGGAGCGCCGGTCGGCCGGTGTCTCGGTGAGAGTCGGCGGGCGGGCGTTGGCGCCTCTGTTGGAGTACCTGCGCCGGCTGCGGGTAGTCCCGCCGCCGGCTGTGATGGTGGCAGTGACACCGGCAGATGTGCTGGTGGGCGAGTACCGCCGCTACTTGGAAGACGAGCGCGGGCTGTCCGCGGGCACCGTGAAGCACTATCTGCGATGCGCTCGAACGTTTCTGGCTGGGCTGTCCGAGCCCCTGGAGGATGCGCTATCGAGGCTGTCAGCCGGGCAGGTCATCGATTTCGTGCAGCAGTGGAGTACGCGGCGGCGGAGTACGGCGTTGGACATGATGACGCTGCCCGCGCTGCGGTCGTTGCTGCGGTTCCTGCACGTGGCCGGGCACGTTCCGGTCGGGTTGGCTGGCGCAGTCCCGGCTGGCCGGGGCAGGCCCCGCAACCTGGCCCGGCCCCGGTCGGCCGGCGGTGAGAGTGTCCGGGCGGTGCTGGCGGCGTGTGACCGCGACAGCGCCGTCGGCCGTCGGGATTTCGCGATTCTGCTGATGCTGGCCCGTCTGGCGGTGCGCGGTGGCGAGGTGGCCCGGCTGGAGTTGGCCGATGTCGACTGGCGGTCGGGCGAGTTGACCGTGCGCGGCAAGGGCGGTCGGGTCGATGTGCTGCCGTTGCCGGCTGATGTCGGTGCGGCGGTCGCCGACTATCTGGTGCACGCGCGGCCGGTTACCGCCGCGCCCAACGTCTTCATCACGGTGAAAGCGCCGTTCACCGGGTTGGCGACCGCGTCGGTCACCGTGCTGGTCGGTGCCGCGTGCGCGCGGGCCGGGGTGTCCCGGTTCGGGCCGCACGGGATGCGGCACGCTGCGGCCTGCGATCTGCTGGCGGCCGGCGCGTCGATGGAGGAGATCGGGCAGTTGCTGCGGCACGCCCAGCAGCGCACCACGGCGATCTATGCCCGGCTGGACCAGGCTCGGCTGGCCGAGTTGGCCCGGCCCTCTCCGCAGGGGGCCCCGCGATGA